A genomic region of Colletotrichum destructivum chromosome 1, complete sequence contains the following coding sequences:
- a CDS encoding Putative hem peroxidase superfamily, hem peroxidase, animal-type codes for MATRPTAETPSREDQLMELTLQLRNSENAKKYAQFHGDSLISNKIPDKVGLLGDLTAALAPSNWGAWGDIAGSLLPALLTGKPVDEPGLAQVAGSLSNDSTNRERLINDQVRKKYDKMLHPPLTYLGDAFQYRTADGSFNSALNPHLGQAGAPYAKTVPSKTAPLGALPDPEVLFDRLMAREAGGRQSQSGLSSMLLYHATIIIHDIFRTNDDDKNISDSSSYLDLSPLYGYNEGMVRKVRDDKYKLGLLKPDTFAEDRLLRQPPGVCIMLVMYNRYHNYAARQLLRINENGRFSLPEMYSGTRLVALIKEHLPDRDDQGVKIPLDSKVKLLCNQYEDLWGKVRAARPPDAPDAPKKQDSETPEQTAVREAAEKKRKAALDLITAFESELLYTKFADVERQLKQKLKEKGNKLERESPALLKSFEKKCKDFKMAWQAAWDKQDDDLFNTARLITQGMYVNISIHDYLRTLMGFHQFDTNFTLDPRKDFDQKKTTRGIGNQVTVEFNLLYRFHCAISLRDEKYTEEYMKTKLGIEHPEHLSLPEFLKVMSYEKQKGTKVVEPWEVTFGVPDLPAPKTTPGSEDGQSTERSRNNSDSGISLGSTGEDVEITKAKAPAVATPSVANSKHFERNEITNLFDDEQMLNELTAAMDEPLSNFGPRNVPKCLKPVEMMGIMQARKWEVGTLNDFRRFFDLPVHTTFESVSANPDIQNTLRDLYESPDKIELYPGIFCEGDAKMSLDPGPAESTSALWAAIFSDAITLVRSDRFYTVDWNTQSLTAWGMKEVTPDNKVCKSSVFHRLIQRAFPGWLPRDSLRWFSPFYTAKQNAIYAEQQGYASQFKETAKLELRPYFDRAKAAARIVACPPEKPHKPCYLDNFEDIKVVLKDQSDHFTNPVFSYKANLPRGLREVLDWETARPVKFDPNILKKHVKSVEKDLKTYLLELMTSIIKRESVSITKAEFQIDATRDFAIPVVTRYMAAFLGFSHKLREVPATCTVSDKRTQTAHHGTYTENEIYQHITNCQVFLAYNTDETKWMARRKAFQKSVETLIELARQGTIWEAKQIFGLSNMLYGREETNPMHQMGVFVAKQILKHEPDQTRAAAILLLISLDFTYNAVVSFTATLDGFMEDLYQVANGDNMEAEPKWLALQRAALVDEDNIVEKMVLDMARAKVNLPIVRKVLKEGQFKFVGVPYKGKSTTLKEGQHVVLDLAPATASAVEAQDTSRLKFLTLQLSIADKYAVFSPRDFIPLSQAQMIKFIALTRNTRRGPAAQGELKRVHLEATAEGYANYMAPERVEWIKEQVDKLEDQTEASRIFNDKIFVAGFDTFLTPSWDEYVPFPMTWKIRFDGFGKSDYINQECKNVKYGQVRTVGKGLPDFCPPWYQPKGPSSTGGTFAIVKCVCADGAASGCSCSSGKAGRRERAPKPMAMSSGCKVGP; via the exons ATGGCGACACGACCAACTGCAGAGACCCCGTCAAGGGAGGACCAACTCATGGAGCTTACCCTGCAGTTGAGGAACAGCGAGAATGCAAAAAAGTATGCCCAGTTCCACGGCGACAGTCTGATCTCT AACAAAATCCCGGACAAGGTCGGACTGCTTGGAGATCTCACGGCAGCACTCGCTCCCAGCAACTGGGGTGCTTGGGGTGACATTGCCGGAAGTTTGCTTCCAGCCTTGCTTACAGGCAAACCTGTTGAT GAGCCTGGACTTGCCCAGGTTGCTGGTAGCCTATCGAACGATAGCACTAATCGTGAAAGGCTGATTAATGATCAAGTGCGTAAAAAGTACGACAAAATGCTGCATC CTCCTCTCACGTACTTGGGTGACGCCTTCCAGTACAGAACTGCCGATGGGTCCTTCAACTCAGCCCTGAACCCGCACCTCGGGCAGGCTGGTGCTCCCTACGCAAAGACGGTGCCATCCAAAACGGCTCCGCTCGGCGCGTTGCCTGACCCCGAAGTTTTGTTTGATCGGCTGATGGCTCGCGAAGCCGGGGGCCGCCAGAGTCAGTCTGGACTATCATCAATGCTCTTGTACCacgccaccatcatcatccatgaCATCTTCCGTAccaacgacgatgacaagaACATCTCAGACTCCTCTTCGTATCTGGACCTCTCGCCTCTCTATGGCTACAACGAAGGCATGGTGCGAAAAGTCCGCGACGACAAGTACAAGCTGGGTCTGCTCAAGCCCGACACCTTCGCTGAGGACCGTCTACTTAGGCAGCCTCCTGGAGTGTGTATTATGCTAGTCATGTACAACCGATATCACAACTATGCTGCCAGACAGCTTCTCCGGATCAACGAGAACGGCCGCTTCAGCCTGCCAGAAATGTACAGCGGCACGCGATTAGTCGCGTTAATCAAAGAACACCTCCCCGATCGGGATGACCAAGGCGTCAAGATACCACTCGACTCGAAGGTGAAACTGCTCTGCAATCAGTATGAGGACTTGTGGGGCAAAGTCCGCGCCGCGAGGCCTCCGGATGCCCCCGATGCCCCAAAGAAACAGGACTCCGAGACACCGGAACAGACGGCTGTGCGGGAAGCAGCtgaaaagaagaggaaagcTGCTCTTGATCTGATCACGGCCTTCGAGTCTGAGCTGTTGTACACGAAGTTTGCGGACGTGGAACGCCAGCTAaagcagaagctgaaggagaagggcaacAAGCTGGAACGTGAGTCACCAGCTCTCTTAAAGTCCTTCGAGAAGAAGTGTAAAGACTTCAAGATGGCTTGGCAGGCTGCGTGGGACAAGCAGGACGACGATCTCTTCAACACTGCCCGCCTCATCACGCAGGGCATGTATGTCAACATCAGCATCCACGACTACCTCCGTACCTTGATGGGTTTCCACCAGTTCGACACGAACTTTACCCTCGATCCGAGGAAGGACTTTGACCAAAAGAAGACCACTCGAGGCATTGGTAACCAGGTCACTGTCGAGTTCAACCTACTCTACCGCTTCCACTGCGCCATCTCGCTTCGTGACGAGAAGTACACAGAGGAGTATATGAAGACCAAACTCGGCATCGAGCACCCCGAACACCTCTCTCTGCCCGAATTTCTCAAAGTTATGTCCTATGAGAAACAGAAGGGCACCAAGGTCGTGGAGCCATGGGAAGTCACCTTCGGCGTCCCGGACCTTCCTGCCCCGAAAACAACTCCCGGTTCGGAAGACGGGCAAAGCACGGAACGGAGCAGGAATAACTCAGACAGTGGCATCTCCTTGGGCAGCACCGGTGAAGACGTCGAAatcaccaaggccaaggccccGGCCGTCGCCACTCCCTCTGTCGCGAACTCCAAGCACTTTGAACGCAACGAGATCACAAACCTCTTTGATGACGAGCAGATGCTCAATGAGTTGACTGCGGCCATGGACGAGCCTCTATCGAACTTTGGCCCGCGGAACGTGCCCAAGTGTCTCAAGCCTGTCGAGATGATGGGCATCATGCAGGCTCGCAAGTGGGAGGTCGGAACACTGAACGATTTCCGTCGCTTTTTCGATCTGCCAGTCCACACCACGTTCGAGAGCGTCTCTGCAAACCCGGACATCCAGAATACCCTACGCGATCTCTATGAGTCGCCCGATAAAATTGAATTGTACCCAGGCATCTTCTGCGAGGGCGACGCCAAGATGAGTCTGGACCCAGGGCCAGCAGAGTCAACCTCCGCGCTGTGGGCAGCCATCTTCTCTGATGCCATCACGTTGGTGAGGTCTGATCGGTTCTATACCGTCGACTGGAACACCCAAAGTCTGACGGCCTGGGGGATGAAAGAAGTCACACCCGACAACAAGGTGTGTAAGAGCTCCGTCTTCCACCGGCTCATACAGCGCGCCTTTCCAGGGTGGCTGCCTCGTGATAGTCTGAGGTGGTTTTCCCCATTTTATACAGCCAAGCAGAACGCCATCTACGCCGAGCAGCAAGGCTATGCCAGTCAATTTAAGGAGACGGCCAAACTCGAGCTCAGGCCATACTTCGACCGCGCAAAAGCTGCTGCGCGCATTGTCGCATGCCCGCCAGAGAAACCCCACAAGCCATGCTATTTGGACAACTTTGAAGACATTAAGGTAGTTCTCAAAGATCAGAGTGATCACTTCACCAATCCGGTGTTCAGCTACAAGGCGAACTTGCCTCGTGGGCTCAGAGAAGTGCTTGATTGGGAGACAGCGAGGCCAGTCAAGTTTGACCCAAATATTCTGAAGAAGCATGTCAAGAGTGTTGAGAAGGACCTCAAGACATACCTCTTGGAGCTGATGACATCTATCATCAAGCGCGAATCGGTCTCCATCACCAAGGCCGAGTTTCAAATCGACGCAACCAGAGA CTTCGCTATTCCCGTTGTGACCCGCTACATGGCGGCATTTCTCGGCTTTAGCCACAAACTGCGCGAGGTTCCCGCTACTTGTACCGTCTCAGATAAGCGCACGCAGACCGCACACCACGGAACGTACACAGAAAACGAGATCTACCAGCACATTACCAACTGCCAAGTCTTCCTAGCCTACAATACCGACGAGACGAAGTGGATGGCGCGCCGAAAGGCGTTTCAGAAGTCGGTGGAAACATTGATCGAACTTGCTAGACAAGGCACGATCTGGGAGGCCAAGCAGATTTTTGGCTTGTCCAACATGCTGTATGGCAGGGAGGAGACGAACCCAATGCACCAGATGGGTGTGTTTGTGGCAAAGCAGATACTCAAGCATGAGCCGGATCAGACCAGAGCTGCGGCGATCTTGCTGTTGATCTCTTTGGACTTTACATACAATGCTGTCGTTTCA TTCACTGCTACGCTTGACGGCTTCATGGAAGACCTCTATCAAGTTGCCAACGGCGATAACATGGAAGCCGAACCGAAATGGCTCGCCCTCCAGCGTGCCGCATTGGTCGATGAGGACAACATTGTTGAAAAGATGGTGCTAGACATGGCACGCGCCAAGGTGAACTTGCCCATCGTGCGCAAGGTGCTCAAGGAGGGGCAATTCAAATTCGTTGGCGTGCCGTACAAGGGCAAGTCCACAACGCTCAAGGAGGGACAGCATGTTGTACTGGATCTG GCTCCTGCCACCGCTAGCGCCGTGGAAGCGCAAGACACTAGCAGACTCAAATTCCTGACCCTGCAGCTCTCGATTGCCGACAAGTACGCGGTCTTTAGCCCGCGCGACTTCATCCCGCTCAGCCAAGCGCAAATGATCAAGTTCATCGCCCTGACGCGCAACACCCGCCGTGGTCCCGCGGCCCAGGGCGAACTTAAGCGCGTGCACCTCGAGGCCACCGCGGAAGGCTACGCGAATTACATGGCGCCCGAACGCGTGGAGTGGATCAAGGAACAAGTTGACAAGTTGGAGGACCAGACGGAGGCGTCCAGGATCTTCAATGACAAGATCTTCGTGGCCGGGTTTGACACGTTCTTGACCCCTTCGTGGGACGAGTATGTCCCTTTCCCGATGACGTGGAAGATCCGCTTTGACGGGTTCGGGAAAAGCGACTACATCAACCAGGAGTGTAAGAATGTGAAGTATGGCCAGGTCCGCACGGTCGGCAAGGGCCTGCCAGACTTCTGTCCGCCTTGGTATCAGCCCAAGGGCCCGAGCTCGACTGGTGGCACTTTTGCCATAGTCAAGTGTGTGTGCGCGGATGGTGCTGCAAGCGGTTGTAGTTGTAGTAGCGGCAAGGCTGGGCGTAGAGAGAGGGCTCCGAAGCCGATGGCCATGTCATCGGGGTGCAAGGTTGGGCCCTAG
- a CDS encoding Putative chloroperoxidase, producing MPPSLPVGKYVRSPDSASRSPCPVVNALSNHGYLERDGKNIYMADLTVAMRQVGMSPLLGSIFAVPTYFEYHNPDKAYLLPPVSAWQKFWGLLMNPYSFFSYFGCWKPQQYDQRGKKYLNLENLASHGAIEHDISLSRRDYAQKQGNNKPQEDLIQDMLKCSLDGETLTIDDLARFIRARIKQQLNDNPDLVYGPAQHQVNCGQIALMMGCFGDGQTIPVKYVRALFEDERLPVNEGWTKRTWWSMGVVEFFRSVNNLVNRINVTI from the coding sequence AtgcctccctctctcccggTTGGCAAATATGTTCGCAGCCCAGACAGCGCCAGCCGCAGCCCCTGCCCAGTAGTCAACGCGCTCTCGAACCACGGCTATCTCGAGCGCGACGGCAAGAATATCTATATGGCCGATCTGACCGTGGCGATGCGACAAGTGGGAATGAGTCCCTTGCTCGGCTCCATTTTTGCCGTCCCAACCTACTTCGAGTACCACAACCCGGACAAGGCCTACCTCCTGCCTCCTGTCAGCGCATGGCAGAAGTTCTGGGGCCTTCTCATGAACCCTtactccttcttctcttacTTTGGCTGCTGGAAGCCGCAGCAGTACGACCAAAGAGGCAAGAAATATCTCAACCTTGAGAATCTCGCCTCCCACGGTGCGATTGAGCACGACATTTCTCTCTCGCGCCGCGACTACGCTCAAAAACAGGGCAACAACAAGCCGCAGGAAGATCTGATCCAGGACATGCTCAAGTGCTCTCTCGACGGTGAGACCCTCACCATCGATGACCTAGCCAGGTTCATCAGGGCAAGGAtcaagcagcagctcaaCGATAATCCGGACCTCGTGTACGGCCCTGCCCAGCACCAGGTCAACTGCGGTCAGATTGCGCTCATGATGGGATGCTTTGGTGACGGCCAGACTATCCCTGTGAAGTATGTTCGGGCCCTCTTTGAGGACGAGAGGCTGCCCGTTAATGAGGGCTGGACCAAGCGAACATGGTGGTCTATGGGCGTGGTTGAGTTCTTCCGGTCGGTAAACAATCTTGTTAACAGGATTAATGTCACAATCTAG